The Xyrauchen texanus isolate HMW12.3.18 chromosome 38, RBS_HiC_50CHRs, whole genome shotgun sequence genome window below encodes:
- the LOC127632086 gene encoding nuclear receptor-interacting protein 1-like produces the protein MTHGEEPGPETHQDSAVLTYLEGLLMHQGAGGKSVAATQSGNQEQRNKEGTGLAQANHGTQQEQNRINSYCGASQHLKKARLLNSEAWTEFESQRSSAPPVALNGHNEDHHSGQNGSTQDKGESTLLANLLQSFSSRLQNVTLPQQIIQGLRPQDASCQISKPAQEERANGPCHRPASSHLKGLVSKSIMQNHSNSVPYQRRRSSQESFSDSPKALKSSTPSPSPESLSCTERLKAVANLVNIRSSPGPSPKPSVACSQLALLLSSEAHLQQYSREHALKAQLSGRSASERLSAIATQQTQDKKQPTTSGQTHGLSLSHTQNGLPSQMSTNSSRQSPSLTSGKKRPEGSIQIGHRFRERLPFEKLGRPSQNCSSLLLQLLNSHNTSQRINGQGHLKDDISTFGTLGSPLFSDSEHSNHDSSLTKDSSDAESTYSSCSPIDLSLKSRTQVQTPLSALSASALDRVPESSLNRWKPDSPPIKVPTDHCEVDACSEMKPHHKVTLLQLLLDHKNNERVNKGLDNPDLLRVVIPKVASASTSSQSFFSTARCKDTSELGSHCGSPKLLPTFSQSRDSNSSGSPYTLYGSPHSQSVPLDLCKPKQPTNDIRGKEPAFSATKLLQNLAQCGKKTISPPVKAPLPPVKLMTQELKVNYPPTLLERHTAPIQKNNNPLWEEAKAKTLTVPEATQHVSEIENLLERRTVLQLLLGNAPQKEKVGSKRKREHRKNNSVEKRTNKAVGQGTSNGPSVDISIKTEPVEEGQMYDYNKISKQCQNVVVEPRKCNIHLEHEDIKQEPLSPEAVQSDGLLCHLLKQRHNKTLQPNKLEDLNKGCIKEESMGNQGPTIPKKRKFSIELEDHNTSSQQGRDLKHYGIVNDTSGNFAAGGLETREARDPPIPPEVDSPPARFPPLESNENRSFNVLKQLLLSDNCLKELSQPRGTLSSQTCTVLNGNTIKQPCTDGELRNFHQSFSPSNASSKRVSGHRSESPQEASRSKNDYSTIKDLKGSTRMVNGDNQTQKYESDSPRFTKTNPILYYMLQRSNAHLVKEGEELEAGTRQMQTKVKNESSGNSEAFEH, from the coding sequence ATGACTCATGGGGAAGAGCCTGGCCCTGAAACACACCAGGATTCTGCTGTATTAACATATTTGGAAGGCTTACTCATGCATCAAGGGGCAGGAGGAAAGAGTGTTGCAGCAACACAGAGTGGCAACCAGGAGCAGAGGAATAAGGAGGGGACAGGGCTTGCACAGGCTAATCATGGCACTCAacaagaacagaatagaataaattCATACTGTGGAGCCTCGCAGCACCTCAAAAAGGCCCGCCTACTCAACTCAGAGGCCTGGACAGAGTTTGAGAGTCAACGGAGTTCAGCACCCCCTGTTGCACTCAATGGGCACAATGAAGACCACCACAGTGGTCAGAATGGCTCCACGCAGGATAAAGGGGAGAGTACCCTTCTAGCCAATTTGCTCCAGTCTTTCAGTTCTCGACTTCAGAACGTGACCCTGCCGCAGCAGATCATCCAAGGCTTGAGGCCACAGGACGCCTCCTGCCAGATAAGCAAGCCTGCACAAGAGGAGAGGGCAAATGGACCTTGCCACAGACCTGCCTCAAGCCACCTCAAAGGGCTAGTGAGTAAGAGTATAATGCAGAATCACAGCAACAGTGTGCCTTATCAACGTAGACGGTCGAGCCAGGAAAGTTTTTCAGACTCTCCCAAGGCGCTGAAGAGCAGTACACCTTCCCCATCCCCAGAGTCTCTTTCTTGTACCGAGCGCCTAAAAGCTGTGGCAAATCTGGTAAATATCAGATCAAGCCCTGGTCCATCACCCAAACCAAGTGTGGCCTGCAGTCAACTGGCTCTCTTGCTCTCCAGCGAGGCTCACCTGCAGCAGTATTCACGAGAACATGCCCTAAAAGCCCAACTCTCTGGACGATCAGCCAGTGAAAGACTTTCAGCCATTGCCACACAGCAGACACAAGATAAGAAACAGCCTACCACTTCTGGCCAGACTCACGGACTGAGCCTCTCACACACCCAGAATGGATTACCTTCACAAATGTCAACTAACTCCAGCAGACAGAGTCCAAGCCTAACTTCAGGGAAAAAAAGGCCAGAAGGTTCCATTCAGATAGGACATCGCTTTAGAGAACGACTACCTTTTGAGAAACTAGGTAGACCATCACAGAACTGCAGCAGCCTCCTCCTTCAGCTTCTCAATAGCCACAACACATCACAGCGAATTAATGGGCAGGGTCATTTGAAAGATGACATCAGCACCTTTGGCACTTTGGGCTCCCCTCTTTTTTCGGACAGCGAGCACTCAAACCATGACAGTAGTCTTACAAAAGACAGCAGTGATGCTGAGAGCACTTACTCTAGTTGCTCACCTATTGACCTGTCTCTGAAAAGCAGGACACAGGTACAGACACCATTATCTGCTTTGTCCGCATCTGCTCTGGACAGGGTCCCGGAGTCTTCGTTGAACAGGTGGAAGCCTGACAGTCCACCTATCAAAGTTCCCACAGATCACTGTGAGGTGGATGCCTGTTCAGAGATGAAACCTCATCATAAGGTCACTCTTTTACAGTTGCTCTTGGATCACAAAAATAATGAGAGAGTAAACAAAGGTCTAGATAATCCAGATTTGCTGCGAGTTGTAATCCCTAAGGTCGCTAGTGCATCGACAAGTAGTCAGAGTTTTTTCAGTACAGCTAGGTGTAAGGACACAAGTGAACTTGGCTCACATTGTGGAAGTCCCAAACTCTTGCCAACATTCTCCCAAAGCCGAGACTCCAACAGCAGTGGATCTCCGTATACTCTTTATGGCTCTCCCCATTCACAGTCTGTGCCCTTGGATCTTTGTAAACCTAAACAACCTACAAATGATATAAGAGGCAAAGAACCTGCCTTCAGCGCTACTAAATTGCTACAGAATTTAGCTCAGTgtggaaaaaaaactatttctccTCCAGTGAAGGCACCTTTACCCCCTGTCAAACTCATGACCCAAGAGCTAAAAGTTAACTATCCTCCAACTTTACTAGAGAGACACACTGCACCTATTCAGAAAAATAACAACCCATTGTGGGAAGAGGCCAAGGCAAAAACTTTAACAGTACCTGAGGCAACACAGCATGTCTCTGAGATTGAGAATCTGCTTGAGAGACGCACAGTTCTACAGCTTCTACTGGGGAATGCTCCACAGAAAGAAAAGGTTGGCAGTAAACGAAAAAGAGAACACAGAAAGAACAATTCTGTGGAAAAACGGACAAATAAGGCAGTAGGCCAAGGTACATCAAATGGTCCTTCAGTGGACATTTCAATCAAAACTGAGCCAGTAGAAGAGGGTCAAATGTACGACTATAACAAAATTTCAAAGCAATGCCAGAATGTAGTGGTAGAGCCtagaaaatgtaacattcatCTTGAGCATGAAGACATCAAGCAAGAACCATTGTCTCCAGAGGCTGTCCAGAGTGATGGTCTTCTTTGTCATCTACTTAAACAGCGGCATAACAAAACTCTTCAACCAAACAAGTTAGAAGACCTAAACAAGGGTTGTATAAAGGAAGAATCGATGGGAAACCAGGGACCAACAATCCCAAAGAAGCGGAAATTTTCAATAGAACTAGAAGACCATAACACCTCGAGTCAGCAGGGCAGGGATTTAAAGCATTATGGTATTGTAAATGACACCAGTGGTAATTTTGCTGCAGGAGGTCTAGAGACACGAGAGGCCAGGGACCCTCCTATTCCTCCAGAGGTAGACAGCCCACCAGCAAGATTTCCACCACTGGAATCTAATGAAAACAGAAGTTTCAATGTTTTAAAGCAGCTGCTGCTTTCAGACAACTGCTTAAAGGAATTGTCTCAGCCAAGAGGTACATTAAGTTCACAAACATGTACTGTGCTGAATGGGAATACAATCAAGCAGCCATGTACTGATGGTGAGCTTCGAAACTTTCACCAAAGTTTTAGCCCCAGCAATGCATCTTCTAAGAGAGTAAGTGGTCACAGATCTGAATCTCCACAGGAAGCTTCAAGGTCAAAAAACGACTACTCCACAATAAAGGATTTGAAGGGCTCTACAAGGATGGTTAATGGAGATAATCAAACACAAAAGTATGAGTCAGACTCACCTCGGTTTACCAAGACTAACCCTATTTTGTACTATATGCTCCAGAGGAGCAATGCACATCTGGTTAAAGAGGGGGAGGAGCTGGAGGCAGGTACGAGACAAATGCAGACAAAGGTCAAAAATGAGTCGTCAGGTAATTCTGAGGCCTTTGAACATTAA